A region of the Microcystis aeruginosa FD4 genome:
TCTTTGGTTAGCAGAAACTATAGAACTGCTCAAGGCTAAAAACTTTGAAGCGCTAGACTTAGACAATTTAATCGAGGAGTTAGAAGACTTGGGAAACGAAAAAAAGTTTCGTGTTGCTAGTTTATTAGAGCAAATTATTAGACATTTTTTACTTCTACAGTTTTGGACAGAGGAAAGAGCATATAATCAGGATCACTGGGAGTTAGAAATAGTCAACTTTCAAATTCAGCTAAAAAGAGGCTTAACCACCAATCTCCGTAATTATTTACAAAATGAATTAACTAACATTTATGAAGATGCAGTTTTCTTTGTGCGGAAAAAGACAAAGAATAAAGTTACTTTCCCTGATACTTGTCCCTACAGTTTAGAAGAACTTCTCGATCCTAATTGGCTACCATCTTACGAATAAAGGAGATAAAAAATGACTGTTATTCCCGACTTAAAAACTCTCTACGAGATTGATGATTCCCTCTGGTTAGAAGCAACTATCGAACTCTTGAAGAATAAAAGATTTGACACTTTAGATTTAGAGAATTTAATCGAGGAGTTAGAAGATTTGGGAAACGAGAAAAAGTTTCGTGTTGCTAGTTTTTTACAGCAAATTATTCGTCATGCTTTGTTACTGCAATTTTGGGCAAGCGAAAGAGAATATAATCAAGGTCATTGGGAGTCAGAACTGGTAAATTTTCAAGATCAATTAAATACCTACCTAACGGCAAGTTTACGGAAATATTTAGAACAAGAATTTGATAATATTTATCAGAAAGCAATCCGTTATGTGACAAAAAAGACCAACAATCAAGTCAACTTTCCCAATACTTGTCCCTACAGTTTAGAAGAACTT
Encoded here:
- a CDS encoding DUF29 domain-containing protein, which produces MTVITDLKILYEIDDSLWLAETIELLKAKNFEALDLDNLIEELEDLGNEKKFRVASLLEQIIRHFLLLQFWTEERAYNQDHWELEIVNFQIQLKRGLTTNLRNYLQNELTNIYEDAVFFVRKKTKNKVTFPDTCPYSLEELLDPNWLPSYE
- a CDS encoding DUF29 domain-containing protein, which produces MTVIPDLKTLYEIDDSLWLEATIELLKNKRFDTLDLENLIEELEDLGNEKKFRVASFLQQIIRHALLLQFWASEREYNQGHWESELVNFQDQLNTYLTASLRKYLEQEFDNIYQKAIRYVTKKTNNQVNFPNTCPYSLEELLDPNWLPSDNQGDKK